The following are from one region of the Spodoptera frugiperda isolate SF20-4 chromosome 20, AGI-APGP_CSIRO_Sfru_2.0, whole genome shotgun sequence genome:
- the LOC118262110 gene encoding collagen alpha-2(IV) chain isoform X30: MGPGTLFYFLAALAIIHASEDTPKTKPKDEFKALSEAREARQYDSYQGQPDNEVVVDIEDDEKKQYYETNYDTSAYGFGYDVGPNGQFHHENRGPDGVTYGCYGYLDPDNFLRATHYVADSHGYRVVEPEKPVEVFPDEKYEYDESTGQALNTRPGQIIPWEKLFFPKGCGRTPGGVPAKPLPKPTPKPPRPIDSSSETTNVKPVQSGQGPNGPYGPGSWQGQPGKPGTPGRPGTPGTPGTPGTPGSPGSPGTPGGPGGPGGPGGPGGPSGGYYPGSSGTPGTAGSPGTPGTPGSPGTPGGPGTPGTSGYPGTAGTPGTPGYPGTEGTPGTPGYPGTAGTPGTPGTPGYPGTEGTPGTPGYPGTAGTPGTPGYPGTEGTPGTPGTPGYPGTAGYPGTAGTPGTPGYPGTEGTPGTPGTPGYPGTEGTPGTPGTPGYPGTAGTPGYPGYYPGGSGGYYPGQPTAPGTDGYYPGQGSGPGGPLGPDGTYGPDGTYYPGTPGTPGTPGTPGSPGGPGGPGGPGGPGGPGGPGGPNGPNGPSNGGYYPGQPGRPGTPGSPGSPGTPGGPGGPGGPGGPGGPGGPNGPNGPSSGGYYPGQPGSPGTPGSPGSPGTPGGPGGPGGPGGPGGPGGPNGPNGPSSGGYYPGQPGSPGTPGSPGSPGTPGGPGGPGGPGGPGGPGGPNGPNGPSSGGYYPGQPGSPGTPGSPGSPGTPGGPGGPGGPGGPGGPGGPNGPNGPSSGGYYPGQPGSPGTPGSPGSPGTPGGPGGPGGPGGPGGPGGPNGPNGPSNGGYYPGQPGSPGSPGSPGSPGTPGGPGGPGGPGGPGGPGGPTDTTTYPGQSSGQPSQPGQPGYPGKPGQPGYPGQPGQPGQPGQPGQPGQGGQPGKPGQPGYPGQPGQPGYPGQPGQPGQPGQPGQGGQPGKPGQPGYPGQPGQPGYPGQPGQPGQGGQPGQPGQPGGPGQPGYPGQPGQPGQGGQPGKPGQPGYPGQPGQPGYPGQPGQPGQPGQGGQPGKPGQPGYPGQPGQPGYPGQPGQPGQPGQGGQPGKPGQPGYPGQPGQPGYPGQPGQPGQPGQGGQPGKPGQPGYPGQPGQPGYPGQPGQPGQPGQGGQPGKPGQPGYPGQPGYPGQPGQPGQPGQGGQPGKPGQPGYPGQPGQPGYPGQPGQPGQPGQGGQPGKPGQPGYPGQPGQPGYPGQPGQPGGPGQQGQPGYPGQPGQPGQGGQPGQPGQPGGPGQPGYPGQPGQPGKPGQPGQPGYPGQPGQPGQPGYPGQPGQPGQPGYPGQPGQPGQPGKPGQPGQPGYPGQPGQPGQPGQPGQPGYPEQPGQPGGPGRPEDLTKPGQPGYPGQQGQPGGPGQPGQPGYPGQPGKPGQPGQPGYPGQPGQPGYPGQPGQPGQPGQQGQPGQPGKPGQPGQPGYPGQPGKPGEPGQPGYPGQPGQPGKPGQPGQPGYPGQPGEPGQPGQPGQPGQPGYPGQPGQPGGPGQPGQPGYPGQPGQAGQPGQPGYPGQPGQPGYPGQQGQPGGPGQPGQPGTPGQPGQPGYPGQPGQPGEPGKPGQPGQPGQPGYPGQPGQPGYPGQQGQPGGPGQPGQPGYPGQPGQPGQPGQPGQPGYPGQPGQPGEPGKPGQPGQPGQPGYPGQPGQPGYPGQQGQPGGPGQPGQPGYPGQPGQPGQPGYPGQPGQPGYPGQQGQPGGPGQPGQPGKPGQPGQPGYPGQPGQPGYPGQQGQPGGPGQPGQPGKPGQPGQPGYPGQQGQPGGPGQPGQPGTPGQPGQPGHPGQPGQPGEPGKPGQPGQPGQPGYPGQPGQPGYPGQQGQPGGPGQPGQPGQPGEPGKPGQPGQPGQPGYPGQPGQPGYPGQQGQPGGPGQPGQPGTPGQPGQPGYPGQPGQPGEPGKPGQPGQPGQPGYPGQPGQPGYPGQQGQPGGPGQPGQPGYPGQPGQPGEPGKPGQPGQPGQPGYPGQPGQPGQPGQSGGPGQPGQPGYPGQPGQPGGPGQPGQPGYPGQPGQPGYPGQPGQPGQPGHPGQPGYPGQPGQPGQPGYPGQPGQPGYPGQPGQPGQPGQPGYPGQPGQPGQPGYPGQPGQPGYPGQPGQPGQPGQPGYPGQPGQPGQPGQPGYPGQPGQPGYPGQPGQPGQPGYPGQPGQYPDSETAPSGTGVQPPATVPSHQMPPFPIYVIPYPLPIVPSPASCPCYLLKPGQNETNVQAQGPQATAPPHYQNQPQYPPYGIIGFVPVVFVPYCPGNASNMNSAQQNFPNAVPVQYSCNQCQASSDIYRYLGRLNGGRSTGFKDLKDLKDLKEIKSLTELDDLLKNQIKPLEKSMHTIAANPRVLAETNDKNEKKEKIETKTPRRRTRTGRTRVSKN; this comes from the exons ATGGGGCCGGGAACACTCTTCTATTTcttg GCCGCGCTGGCTATAATACATGCCAGCGAGGATACGCCAAAGACAAAGCCAAAAGATGAATTCAAAGCATTATCCGAAGCGCGAGAAGCTCGCCAATATGACTCGTACCAGGGACAACCAGATAACGAAGTGGTCGTGGACATAGAGGACGATGAAAAGAAACAGTATTATGAAACCAATTACGACAcaa GTGCATACGGCTTCGGTTATGACGTCGGTCCAAATGGGCAGTTCCATCATGAGAACCGCGGTCCGGATGGCGTCACCTATGGTTGCTATGGTTACTTGGACCCAGATAACTTCCTTCGTGCTACTCACTACGTTGCTGACAGCCACGGATACAGAGTAGTGGAACCAGAGAAACCAGTCGAAGTATTCCCTGACGAGAAATATGAATACGATGAATC CACTGGACAGGCGTTAAACACTCGGCCCGGACAAATCATCCCCTGGGAGAAACTCTTCTTCCCCAAGGGATGCGGTCGTACTCCCGGTGGAGTTCCAGCCAAGCCTTTACCGAAACCTACGCCCAAACCACCTCGTCCCATAGACAGCAGTAGCGAGACCACGAATGTCAAACCTGTACAATCTGGACAAG gACCCAATGGACCTTACGGCCCTGGATCat GGCAAGGtcaaccaggcaagccaggaaCTCCCGGCAGGCCCGGTACTCCAGGTACTCCAGGCACCCCAGGAACCCCAGGCTCTCCCGGTTCTCCCGGCACACCAGGTGGACCAG GAGGTCCAGGTGGTCCCGGCGGCCCCGGTGGTCCATCAGGCGGCTACTACCCCGGCTCTAGTGGAACCCCAGGCACCGCTGGATCTCCAGGAACCCCAGGTACACCCGGTAGTCCCGGTACCCCCGGCGGCCCAGGTACTCCTGGGACCTCAGGTTACCCTGGCACAGCTGGTACCCCAGGTACACCTGGATACCCAGGCACAGAAGGAACCCCAGGTACACCTGGTTACCCAGGCACAGCTGGTACCCCAGGCACACCAGGTACACCTGGATATCCAGGTACAGAAGGCACCCCAGGAACACCTGGTTACCCAGGTACGGCAGGTACCCCAGGTACACCTGGTTACCCAGGCACAGAAGGAACTCCTGGCACTCCAGGTACACCTGGTTACCCAGGCACAGCTGGTTACCCAGGCACAGCTGGTACCCCAGGCACACCTGGTTACCCAGGCACAGAAGGAACCCCAGGAACACCAGGCACACCTGGTTACCCAGGCACAGAAGGAACCCCAGGCACACCAGGCACACCTGGATATCCAGGCACAGCAGGCACACCTGGTTACCCAGGATACTATCCCGGCG GCTCAGGTGGATATTACCCAGGACAACCAACTGCACCAG GCACAGACGGCTATTATCCAGGACAAGGTAGTGGACCAG GAGGACCATTAGGTCCTGATGGTACTTATGGTCCCGATGGTACCTACTACCCGGGCACTCCAGGAACACCAGGCACACCAGGCACACCAGGCAGCCCCGGCGGCCCTGGCGGCCCag GAGGTCCCGGAGGGCCCGGCGGTCCTGGAGGCCCCGGAGGACCTAATGGACCCAATGGCCCATCAAACGGCGGCTACTACCCAGGACAACCCGGCAGACCTGGCACTCCAGGCAGTCCAGGATCACCAGGTACTCCAGGAGGACCAGGAGGTCCAGGTGGACCAGGAGGTCCTGGAGGACCAGGAGGACCAAACGGACCCAATGGCCCTTCAAGCGGCGGATACTACCCAGGACAACCCGGCAGCCCTGGCACTCCAGGAAGCCCAGGATCACCAGGCACTCCAGGAGGACCAGGTGGACCAGGTGGACCAGGAGGTCCAGGAGGACCTGGTGGACCTAATGGACCCAATGGCCCTTCAAGCGGCGGCTACTACCCAGGACAACCCGGCAGCCCTGGCACTCCAGGCAGCCCAGGATCACCAGGCACTCCAGGAGGACCAGGAGGTCCGGGCGGACCAGGTGGCCCAGGAGGTCCCGGAGGGCCTAATGGACCCAATGGCCCTTCAAGCGGTGGCTACTACCCAGGACAACCCGGCAGCCCTGGCACTCCAGGCAGCCCAGGATCACCAGGCACTCCAGGAG GACCAGGAGGTCCGGGCGGGCCAGGTGGACCTGGAGGTCCCGGAGGGCCTAATGGACCCAATGGCCCTTCAAGCGGCGGATACTACCCAGGACAACCCGGCAGCCCTGGCACTCCAGGCAGCCCAGGATCACCAGGCACTCCAGGAGGTCCAGGAGGACCAGGTGGGCCAGGTGGACCAGGTGGCCCGGGAGGGCCAAACGGACCCAATGGCCCTTCGAACGGCGGATACTACCCAGGACAACCCGGCAGCCCCGGTTCACCAGGAAGCCCAGGATCACCAGGAACACCCG gtggTCCCGGAGGTCCAGGTGGTCCCGGTGGACCTGGAGGACCCGGTGGTCCCACCGACACAACAACTTATCCAGGACAATCAA GTGGCCAACCTAGTCAACCAGGACAGCCGGGATACCCAGGCAAACCAGGACAGCCTGGCTACCCAGGACAACCAGGACAACCAGGGCAACCAGGACAACCCGGACAGCCAGGACAAGGTGGCCAACCTGGTAAACCAGGACAGCCAGGATACCCAGGCCAACCAGGACAGCCAGGATACCCAGGACAACCAGGCCAACCAGGACAACCAGGACAGCCAGGACAAGGTGGTCAACCTGGTAAACCAGGACAGCCAGGATACCCAGGCCAACCAGGACAGCCTGGCTACCCAGGACAACCAGGACAACCAG gACAAGGAGGACAACCTGGTCAACCTGGACAGCCAGGTGGCCCAGGACAGCCAGGATACCCAGGACAACCAGGACAGCCAGGACAAGGTGGCCAACCTGGTAAACCAGGACAGCCAGGATACCCAGGACAACCAGGTCAGCCAGGATACCCAGGACAACCAGGACAACCCGGACAGCCAGGACAAGGTGGCCAACCTGGTAAACCAGGACAGCCAGGATACCCAGGCCAACCAGGACAGCCAGGATACCCAGGACAACCAGGACAACCCGGACAGCCAGGACAAGGTGGCCAACCTGGTAAACCAGGACAGCCAGGATACCCAGGCCAACCAGGACAGCCAGGATACCCAGGACAACCAGGACAACCCGGACAGCCAGGACAAGGTGGCCAACCTGGTAAACCAGGACAGCCAGGATACCCAGGCCAACCAGGACAGCCAGGATACCCAGGACAACCAGGACAACCCGGACAGCCAGGACAAGGTGGCCAACCTGGTAAACCAGGACAGCCAGGATACCCAGGACAACCAG GATACCCAGGACAACCAGGACAACCCGGACAGCCAGGACAAGGTGGCCAACCTGGTAAACCAGGACAGCCAGGATACCCAGGACAACCAGGACAGCCAGGATACCCAGGACAACCAGGACAACCCGGACAGCCAGGACAAGGTGGCCAACCTGGTAAACCAGGACAGCCAGGATACCCAGGTCAACCAGGACAGCCAGGCTACCCAGGACAACCAGGACAGCCAGGTGGCCCAGGACAGCAAGGACAACCGGGTTATCCAGGACAACCAG GACAACCAGGGCAAGGAGGACAACCTGGTCAACCTGGACAGCCAGGTGGCCCAGGACAGCCAGGATACCCAGGACAACCAGGTCAGCCCGGAAAACCGGGACAACCTGGGCAGCCAGGTTACCCAGGGCAGCCCGGTCAGCCAGGACAGCCAGGATACCCAGGGCAACCCGGTCAGCCAGGGCAGCCAGGATACCCAGGTCAACCAGGACAACCAGGTCAACCCGGAAAACCGGGACAACCCGGGCAGCCAGGATACCCAGGGCAACCCGGTCAGCCAGGACAGCCAGGACAACCAGGGCAGCCCGGATATCCAGAACAACCAGGACAGCCAG gaGGACCAGGACGTCCTGAAGACCTAACTAAACCAGGTCAGCCAGGATACCCAGGACAGCAAGGACAACCCGGTGGTCCAGGACAGCCAGGACAACCTGGATACCCAGGACAACCAG GTAAACCAGGACAACCTGGTCAACCAGGATATCCAGGACAGCCAGGACAGCCCGGATACCCGGGACAACCTGGTCAACCAGGACAGCCAGGTCAACAAGGACAACCAGGACAGCCTGGTAAACCAGGTCAGCCAGGCCAGCCAGGATATCCAGGACAACCTGGCAAACCAGGCGAACCAGGCCAACCAGGATACCCAGGACAACCAGGACAACCTGGCAAACCGGGTCAACCTGGCCAGCCAGGATACCCAGGACAAccag GTGAACCAGGCCAACCTGGTCAACCCGGACAGCCAGGACAACCAGGATACCCAGGACAGCCAGGACAACCCGGTGGTCCAGGTCAGCCAGGCCAACCAGGATACCCAGGACAGCCAGGTCAAGCAGGACAACCAGGTCAACCAGGATACCCCGGACAGCCCGGACAGCCAGGATACCCAGGACAGCAAGGACAACCTGGTGGCCCAGGACAGCCAGGGCAACCAGGTACACCAGGCCAGCCCGGCCAACCAGGATACCCAGGCCAACCAGGTCAACCAGGAGAACCTGGCAAACCAGGACAACCTGGCCAGCCAGGACAACCAGGATACCCAGGACAGCCCGGACAGCCAGGTTACCCTGGACAGCAAGGACAACCTGGTGGTCCAGGACAGCCAGGACAACCAGGATACCCAGGACAACCCGGACAACCAGGTCAACCAGGCCAGCCCGGCCAACCAGGATACCCAGGCCAACCAGGACAACCAGGAGAACCTGGCAAACCAGGACAACCTGGCCAGCCAGGACAACCAGGATACCCAGGACAGCCCGGACAGCCAGGTTACCCTGGACAGCAAGGACAACCTGGTGGTCCAGGACAGCCAGGACAACCAGGATACCCAGGACAACCCGGACAACCAG GTCAACCAGGATACCCCGGACAGCCCGGACAGCCAGGATACCCAGGACAGCAAGGACAACCCGGTGGTCCAGGACAGCCAGGGCAACCAG GTAAACCAGGACAACCCGGACAACCAG GATACCCAGGACAGCCCGGACAGCCAGGATACCCAGGGCAGCAAGGACAACCCGGTGGTCCAGGACAACCCGGACAACCAGGTAAACCAGGACAGCCCGGACAGCCAGGATACCCAGGACAGCAAGGACAACCTGGTGGCCCAGGACAGCCAGGGCAACCAGGTACACCAGGCCAGCCCGGCCAACCTGGACACCCAGGGCAGCCAGGTCAACCAGGAGAGCCTGGCAAACCAGGACAGCCTGGCCAACCAGGACAACCAGGATACCCAGGACAACCCGGACAACCAGGATACCCAGGACAGCAAGGACAACCTGGTGGTCCAGGACAGCCAGGGCAACCAG GTCAACCAGGAGAGCCTGGCAAACCAGGACAGCCTGGCCAACCAGGACAACCAGGATACCCAGGACAACCCGGACAACCGGGATACCCAGGACAGCAAGGACAACCCGGTGGTCCAGGACAGCCAGGGCAACCAGGTACACCAGGCCAGCCCGGCCAACCAGGATACCCAGGGCAGCCAGGTCAACCAGGAGAACCTGGTAAACCAGGACAGCCTGGCCAACCAGGACAACCAGGATACCCAGGACAACCCGGACAACCAGGATACCCAGGACAGCAAGGACAACCCGGTGGTCCAGGACAGCCAGGGCAACCAGGATACCCAGGCCAACCAGGTCAACCAGGAGAACCTGGCAAACCAGGACAGCCTGGCCAGCCAGGACAACCAGGATACCCAGGACAGCCCGGACAACCAGGACAACCAGGGCAATCAG GTGGCCCCGGACAACCAGGACAACCTGGATATCCAGGACAACCAGGACAGCCTGGAGGGCCTGGACAACCTGGACAACCGGGTTACCCAGGACAGCCCGGACAGCCGGGATACCCAGGACAGCCAGGTCAGCCAGGTCAACCTGGACACCCAGGGCAGCCGGGATACCCAGGACAACCAGGACAACCAGGACAGCCCGGATACCCAGGACAACCAGGACAGCCCGGATACCCAGGTCAGCCAGGACAACCAGGACAACCAGGACAGCCGGGATACCCAGGACAACCAGGACAACCAGGACAGCCGGGATACCCAGGACAACCAGGACAGCCGGGATACCCAGGTCAGCCAGGACAACCAGGACAACCAGGACAGCCGGGATACCCAGGTCAGCCAGGACAACCAGGACAACCAGGACAGCCGGGATACCCAGGACAGCCAGGACAACCAGGCTACCCCGGACAGCCAGGACAACCAGGACAGCCGGGATACCCAGGTCAACCAGGACAATACCCAG ATTCTGAAACGGCACCGTCTGGCACCGGAGTACAACCACCTGCCACTGTAC